In Dolichospermum flos-aquae CCAP 1403/13F, the following proteins share a genomic window:
- a CDS encoding Uma2 family endonuclease, giving the protein MTAITVNLNPIIQLSDQQFYQLCRENPEVKFERNAKGEILIMSPTGGGTGKRNVEIAADFVFWNRKYKLGVCFDSSTCFKLPNGANRSPDVAWIKKERWDTLTPAEQEKFSPIAPDFVLELMSPSDSLQETRAKMQEYINNGVKLGWLINRKMRQVEIYRLGKPVEILEFPQELLGEDILPEFILNMEIIWG; this is encoded by the coding sequence ATGACAGCTATCACCGTCAACTTAAACCCTATTATCCAATTAAGTGATCAGCAATTTTATCAACTCTGTCGAGAAAATCCTGAAGTCAAATTTGAACGCAATGCCAAAGGAGAAATATTGATTATGTCACCAACAGGAGGAGGAACAGGAAAACGTAATGTGGAAATTGCCGCAGATTTTGTGTTTTGGAATCGTAAATATAAACTAGGAGTTTGTTTCGACTCTTCCACCTGTTTTAAACTTCCCAATGGTGCAAATCGTTCTCCTGATGTTGCTTGGATTAAAAAAGAAAGATGGGATACACTCACACCCGCAGAACAAGAAAAGTTTTCACCAATTGCCCCAGATTTTGTTTTAGAATTAATGTCACCTAGTGATAGTTTGCAGGAAACGCGAGCAAAAATGCAGGAATATATCAATAATGGAGTTAAATTAGGTTGGTTAATTAATCGAAAAATGCGCCAAGTGGAAATTTATCGTCTTGGTAAACCAGTAGAGATATTAGAATTTCCCCAAGAATTATTAGGTGAAGATATTTTGCCAGAATTTATTTTAAATATGGAAATAATTTGGGGATAG
- a CDS encoding DUF3177 family protein, protein MTQVWFRPYVWMDYRLALLFTLIIPLILSIWAFVQKAEGMQRLLMIYWRVASLLIVSMYLMIGSFGVSFISALMARILIPIALWFWVDINDEIDYYPHSPLKLSFTSWRWATTVYCSLGAIALLPFLGCAFSGTAIKTPYCSVWLEAPLIFKDYFHHNSKPAFLGFLGIVTLAIYVIYLSYFVAVKLGKHGRSATH, encoded by the coding sequence ATGACACAAGTATGGTTTCGCCCTTATGTTTGGATGGATTATAGACTAGCGTTATTATTTACGCTGATTATTCCTTTAATTCTTTCAATTTGGGCATTTGTGCAAAAAGCTGAAGGAATGCAACGCTTATTAATGATTTACTGGCGAGTGGCTAGTTTATTAATTGTTAGTATGTACTTAATGATTGGTAGCTTTGGAGTTAGTTTCATCTCTGCTTTAATGGCGCGGATTCTGATCCCAATTGCGCTATGGTTTTGGGTAGATATCAATGATGAAATTGACTATTATCCCCATAGTCCATTAAAGTTAAGTTTTACTTCTTGGCGTTGGGCGACAACAGTTTATTGTAGTTTAGGAGCAATAGCCCTTTTACCCTTCCTAGGTTGTGCTTTTTCAGGAACTGCGATTAAAACTCCTTACTGTAGTGTCTGGTTAGAAGCACCATTAATCTTTAAAGACTATTTTCACCACAATAGCAAACCTGCTTTTCTAGGGTTTTTGGGGATAGTGACTTTAGCAATTTACGTAATTTATTTAAGTTATTTTGTCGCGGTTAAACTCGGTAAACATGGACGTTCCGCTACACATTAA
- a CDS encoding vWA domain-containing protein, with the protein MLENRDYTLIIDKSGSMATPDQKGGRTRWATAQESTFALASKCEQLDPDGITIYLFSGKFKRYENVTSAKVIQIFTENDPSGTTDLAGVLKHATDDYLQRKASGTTKLNGETILVVTDGEPDDRKAVMKVIIEASRRLDRDEELAISFIQVGNDAQATRFLKILDDELQSAGAKFDICDTITMDDMEDMSLSEVLLNAIND; encoded by the coding sequence ATGCTAGAAAACCGTGATTACACCTTAATTATTGATAAAAGCGGTAGCATGGCTACCCCAGATCAAAAAGGTGGTAGAACTAGATGGGCAACAGCACAAGAATCTACTTTTGCATTAGCAAGTAAATGTGAACAACTTGATCCAGATGGCATTACTATTTACTTGTTTTCTGGGAAATTTAAACGTTATGAAAATGTCACATCTGCTAAAGTAATACAAATTTTCACAGAAAATGATCCTTCAGGAACAACAGATTTAGCAGGTGTTTTAAAACACGCTACCGATGATTATCTGCAACGCAAAGCCTCCGGGACAACTAAACTCAATGGGGAAACAATTTTAGTAGTTACTGACGGTGAACCAGATGATCGCAAAGCCGTAATGAAGGTAATTATTGAAGCTTCTCGTCGTCTGGATAGAGATGAAGAATTAGCTATTTCCTTTATTCAAGTCGGTAATGATGCTCAAGCTACCCGCTTTTTGAAAATCTTGGATGATGAATTGCAAAGTGCAGGTGCTAAGTTTGATATTTGCGACACTATCACAATGGATGATATGGAAGATATGAGTTTATCAGAAGTTCTCCTCAATGCCATTAATGACTAG
- a CDS encoding Calvin cycle protein CP12 has translation MTNTQTQATGDIQEKIQEELEQARTVCDISGSNSAECAAAWDAVEELQAEASHQRQIKPKNALEQYCDANPEADECRLYED, from the coding sequence ATGACTAATACCCAAACACAAGCTACTGGGGACATTCAAGAAAAAATCCAAGAAGAACTTGAACAAGCCCGCACTGTATGTGATATCTCAGGTAGCAACTCCGCTGAATGTGCTGCTGCTTGGGATGCTGTAGAAGAATTGCAAGCGGAAGCTTCTCACCAGCGTCAAATCAAGCCTAAAAACGCTTTGGAACAATATTGTGATGCTAATCCAGAAGCAGATGAGTGCCGTCTGTACGAAGATTAG
- a CDS encoding riboflavin synthase produces the protein MFTGLIQGLGTIKPLTGDSWQINYLSQPEMIIHDLAYGDSVAVDGVCLTVEEILKDGFIATASPETLGRTTLGKEEIQQRYVNLEASLRVGGKVGGHFVMGHVDGIGQLITSEQTASSWEMTFVAPEAIARYIVPKGSIAVNGISLTVAKYKSESSQFTVAVIPLTYSETNLSYLVAGSWVNLEGDILGKYVEKFLTPGNNHHQQAEITTAFLAENGYL, from the coding sequence GTGTTTACAGGATTAATTCAAGGTTTAGGAACCATAAAACCCTTAACAGGAGATTCGTGGCAGATTAATTATCTTAGTCAGCCAGAGATGATCATTCATGACTTGGCCTATGGTGATAGTGTGGCGGTAGATGGCGTGTGTTTGACAGTTGAAGAAATCTTAAAAGATGGATTTATTGCCACCGCTTCACCGGAAACCCTAGGACGCACAACATTAGGCAAAGAAGAAATTCAACAAAGATACGTCAATCTAGAAGCATCACTACGGGTGGGTGGTAAAGTCGGTGGTCATTTTGTTATGGGTCATGTAGATGGAATTGGTCAGTTAATTACATCTGAACAAACTGCTAGTTCCTGGGAAATGACCTTTGTGGCCCCAGAAGCGATCGCTCGTTATATAGTTCCTAAAGGTAGCATTGCTGTCAATGGTATCAGCCTCACCGTAGCTAAATATAAATCAGAATCATCTCAATTTACAGTTGCCGTCATCCCGCTAACATATAGCGAAACCAATCTGAGCTATTTAGTAGCGGGTAGTTGGGTAAATCTAGAAGGAGATATCCTGGGTAAATACGTAGAAAAATTCCTCACCCCTGGCAATAATCACCACCAACAAGCGGAAATTACAACTGCATTCTTAGCAGAAAACGGATATTTGTAA
- a CDS encoding glycoside hydrolase family 10 protein, protein MKFNFHQFGSQKLLKKLFLPLFLISLLMVFWGNTFTPVTAQEGSRSEIRGVWMTNNDLDILKDRTKVQEAVTQLQQLNFNTIYPVVWNSGYVMYPSEVAKRLEIQPFVFQGLDGHDILADLINKSHRQNLLVIPWFEFGFMTPPSSELAMNKPEWLTQKKDGNQTSISAGGEVSWLNPFHPEVQQFISDLLVELTNKYDLDGIQFDDHMSLPSEFGYDKYTVALYQQETKKMPPSDPQNPEWVNWRANKITEFMVRLNQTVKQIKPNMIFSVSPNYYNHAYKFQLQDWLNWVRLDIVDELIVQVYKENLDHFIGKLSRPEMEEVKQKIPAGIGVMAGLRTKPVSIQQIQSQVRAAQQRGLGVAFFYYESLWNTAPEASRERLAGFKSLFPYPALRTAVESGEGEINLTVTDKIPF, encoded by the coding sequence ATGAAATTCAATTTCCATCAATTTGGTTCTCAAAAATTACTGAAAAAGTTATTTCTGCCTTTGTTTTTAATTTCTTTACTGATGGTTTTTTGGGGAAACACTTTCACACCTGTTACCGCACAAGAAGGATCACGTTCAGAAATTCGTGGTGTATGGATGACAAATAATGATCTCGATATTCTTAAAGATAGGACTAAAGTTCAGGAAGCAGTCACACAACTGCAACAACTCAATTTTAACACTATCTATCCCGTAGTTTGGAATTCTGGTTATGTCATGTATCCTAGTGAAGTAGCCAAGCGGTTAGAAATCCAACCGTTTGTCTTTCAAGGTTTAGATGGACATGATATTCTTGCCGATTTAATTAATAAATCTCATCGGCAAAATTTACTGGTAATTCCTTGGTTTGAATTTGGGTTTATGACTCCTCCCAGTTCAGAATTAGCAATGAATAAACCAGAATGGTTAACACAAAAAAAAGATGGTAATCAAACATCTATTAGTGCCGGCGGTGAGGTTTCATGGTTAAATCCGTTTCATCCAGAAGTACAACAGTTTATTAGCGATTTGCTTGTAGAACTTACTAACAAGTATGATCTTGATGGTATCCAATTTGATGATCACATGAGTTTACCTTCTGAATTTGGTTACGATAAATATACGGTCGCCTTATATCAACAAGAAACTAAAAAAATGCCACCCAGTGATCCTCAAAACCCAGAATGGGTAAATTGGCGGGCAAATAAAATTACAGAATTCATGGTGAGACTTAATCAAACAGTCAAACAAATCAAACCGAACATGATTTTTTCTGTTTCTCCTAATTACTATAATCATGCCTATAAATTTCAACTCCAAGATTGGTTGAACTGGGTACGATTAGACATAGTAGATGAGTTAATTGTGCAAGTTTATAAGGAAAATTTAGATCATTTTATTGGCAAGCTTTCCCGTCCAGAAATGGAAGAAGTAAAACAAAAAATTCCTGCGGGAATCGGTGTTATGGCAGGTTTAAGAACTAAACCCGTATCAATTCAACAGATTCAATCTCAAGTTCGTGCCGCCCAACAACGGGGACTGGGTGTAGCTTTTTTCTATTATGAAAGTCTTTGGAATACTGCACCAGAAGCATCAAGAGAACGTTTGGCTGGATTTAAAAGTTTATTTCCATATCCGGCATTACGAACGGCAGTGGAGTCTGGGGAAGGGGAAATAAATCTAACTGTGACTGACAAAATACCATTTTAG
- a CDS encoding peptidoglycan DD-metalloendopeptidase family protein: MTQHHKSAHKNFYYGGTSKRFASRLPAQSLCLLSSFSLLGSGFVTAQTETASIDNIVPTIENSQPAVVTNPVQKETIVPETAKPQPDFSDRQARLKKKLNSKSVAESTEVVRDAKPKGENTQPTASVRISQPKGENTQPTASVRISQPKGENTQPTASVRISQPKGENTQPTASVSEPDPLVKKLPEVAQTTNNSQNTVKDTESSLKDYNNAYIDPTDYKNATTDNYEPPSSVVVTERSSGCSANVVPGQSACAKTTQTPAVAKSKDSSPTWLKKSETAKLPIVSPVRTAITANRNQRENVGEAVATSVSKISQPQNNWRISRTNTSSHTKAAYHANSFIPSPREFSTTKVSSIPIAPQVGSLPAPMIEGNLAPRPSLVSYDFSLASVLPQVPYTNTLAYRGGGGSGIVFPLSMAAPITSLFGWRVHPITGDRRFHAGTDLGAPTGTPILAAAKGQVESANWLGGYGLAVIINHSSAQQSLYGHMSEIFVQPGQWVEPGTVIGRVGSTGNSNGPHLHFEIRHLTQNGWVAVDPGVQLEGGLSQLAQGTQGTKTAQAR, encoded by the coding sequence ATGACGCAGCACCATAAATCTGCCCATAAAAATTTTTACTACGGTGGCACGAGTAAACGTTTTGCTTCTAGACTACCAGCACAAAGCCTCTGTTTGTTAAGTAGCTTTAGTCTTCTTGGTAGCGGATTTGTAACTGCTCAAACTGAAACTGCATCAATAGACAATATTGTTCCCACAATTGAGAATTCCCAACCAGCAGTAGTTACAAATCCAGTTCAGAAAGAAACTATTGTTCCTGAAACAGCCAAGCCACAGCCAGATTTTTCTGACCGACAAGCTAGGCTGAAAAAGAAGCTAAATAGCAAAAGTGTTGCTGAATCTACAGAAGTTGTCAGAGATGCTAAACCCAAAGGTGAAAATACTCAACCTACAGCCAGTGTGAGAATTTCCCAGCCCAAAGGTGAAAATACTCAACCTACAGCTAGTGTGAGGATTTCCCAGCCCAAAGGTGAAAATACTCAACCTACAGCCAGTGTGAGAATTTCCCAGCCCAAAGGTGAAAATACTCAACCTACAGCCAGTGTTAGTGAACCTGACCCATTGGTTAAAAAACTCCCAGAAGTCGCTCAAACAACCAATAATTCGCAAAATACTGTCAAGGATACAGAAAGTAGTCTCAAGGATTATAACAACGCTTATATTGATCCCACTGACTACAAAAATGCAACCACAGATAACTATGAACCGCCCAGTTCTGTAGTCGTCACAGAACGTTCTAGCGGTTGTAGTGCAAATGTAGTTCCAGGGCAAAGTGCTTGTGCTAAAACTACCCAAACTCCTGCCGTGGCTAAGTCTAAAGATTCATCACCGACTTGGCTGAAAAAAAGTGAAACTGCTAAATTACCAATCGTGTCCCCAGTGAGGACAGCCATAACTGCAAACCGCAATCAACGTGAGAATGTTGGTGAAGCTGTTGCTACTAGTGTGAGCAAAATTAGTCAACCTCAAAATAATTGGCGGATTTCCAGAACTAACACCAGCAGTCATACAAAGGCTGCCTATCATGCCAATAGCTTTATCCCCAGTCCTAGGGAATTTAGCACGACAAAGGTGAGTTCTATCCCTATTGCTCCCCAAGTAGGTAGTTTACCAGCACCGATGATTGAGGGTAATCTTGCTCCTCGTCCCAGTCTGGTGTCCTATGATTTTTCACTGGCATCTGTATTACCTCAAGTTCCTTATACTAATACCCTGGCTTATCGTGGTGGTGGTGGTTCGGGAATTGTCTTCCCTCTGTCTATGGCTGCACCAATTACGTCTTTATTTGGCTGGCGTGTTCATCCTATCACGGGCGATCGCCGTTTTCACGCTGGTACAGATTTAGGTGCGCCCACGGGAACACCAATTTTAGCAGCGGCTAAAGGTCAAGTAGAATCAGCTAACTGGTTAGGTGGTTATGGTTTAGCCGTAATTATTAATCATAGTTCAGCGCAACAAAGTCTCTACGGGCATATGTCAGAAATCTTTGTTCAACCTGGTCAATGGGTAGAGCCTGGAACTGTCATTGGTCGAGTTGGTAGCACTGGTAACTCGAATGGACCTCACCTGCACTTTGAAATCCGTCACCTTACCCAAAATGGATGGGTTGCTGTTGACCCAGGTGTGCAATTAGAAGGTGGCCTTAGCCAGTTGGCACAAGGCACACAAGGCACGAAAACAGCCCAAGCCCGGTAA
- a CDS encoding salt stress protein, Slr1339 family: protein MDSIDKLLAELKTEYTEPKTTAPENNLTPVKSVSPTIKSDVFIDKLLSEVQADLAENKTAYIQSKPTEPQNNLQTIQFVHLPDTKSDVFVNNLLADVQADILAKDAAVALQKQEELTQEKIHQEKLQAKQKAALEKPAKQWLAKLDPLSSEGLWFERFAESYPHKLAAAIDYLQTNS, encoded by the coding sequence ATGGATTCCATTGACAAGCTATTAGCTGAACTCAAAACTGAATATACAGAACCAAAAACCACAGCACCAGAAAATAATTTAACCCCAGTTAAATCGGTTTCACCCACAATCAAATCAGATGTATTCATAGATAAATTGTTATCAGAAGTACAAGCTGATTTGGCTGAAAATAAAACTGCATATATCCAATCCAAACCCACAGAACCACAGAATAATTTACAAACCATTCAATTTGTCCATTTACCTGATACTAAATCTGATGTATTTGTAAATAACTTATTAGCAGATGTACAAGCTGATATTTTGGCAAAAGATGCGGCGGTCGCACTGCAAAAACAAGAAGAATTAACACAGGAGAAAATTCATCAAGAAAAACTTCAAGCTAAACAAAAAGCAGCTTTAGAAAAACCTGCTAAACAATGGTTAGCTAAATTAGATCCATTATCATCAGAAGGATTATGGTTTGAAAGATTTGCTGAAAGTTATCCTCACAAATTAGCAGCCGCAATTGATTATTTACAAACTAATTCCTAA
- a CDS encoding bifunctional nuclease family protein has product MIEMKVAGIALDAITRSPIVLLKDGSDRRALPIYIGQEQARAIMGAMENQKPPRPLTHDLIVNMLETWNMTLDKVIIHTLQKDTFYAALILQQGDVKKEIDVRPSDAIAIALRTNTPIWVMEEVVANASIPVDRDADEAEQEAFREFISNLRPEDLIKRFGNGD; this is encoded by the coding sequence ATGATAGAAATGAAAGTCGCTGGTATAGCATTAGATGCGATCACTCGCAGCCCGATTGTGCTTCTGAAGGATGGTTCAGATCGTCGCGCTTTGCCCATTTACATCGGTCAGGAACAAGCAAGAGCAATTATGGGGGCAATGGAAAATCAAAAGCCCCCCCGACCTTTAACCCATGACCTAATCGTGAATATGCTGGAAACATGGAATATGACTTTAGATAAAGTTATTATTCATACCTTACAAAAAGATACCTTTTATGCTGCGTTAATTCTTCAGCAAGGGGATGTCAAAAAAGAAATTGATGTTCGTCCCAGTGATGCGATCGCTATTGCACTCCGCACAAATACTCCCATTTGGGTCATGGAAGAAGTAGTGGCTAATGCTTCTATTCCTGTAGATCGTGATGCTGATGAAGCTGAACAGGAAGCTTTCCGCGAATTTATTTCTAATCTTCGTCCAGAGGATTTAATCAAGCGGTTTGGGAATGGTGACTAA
- a CDS encoding DUF7734 family protein, translating to MNNSVGKRLEQYTVKKSQEVLIVTVKIDDEPDQIAVFKGFSSSLMRPTAYDPDVPVLPDTATIIAIDRIASPYNPDSPRYLQQDISWEDMQILLSEIGV from the coding sequence ATGAATAACTCTGTTGGTAAAAGACTGGAACAATATACAGTCAAAAAATCCCAAGAAGTTCTCATCGTCACTGTCAAAATTGATGATGAACCTGATCAAATTGCTGTGTTTAAAGGCTTTTCTAGTTCTTTAATGCGCCCAACAGCTTATGATCCAGATGTCCCAGTGTTACCAGATACAGCTACAATTATCGCAATTGACAGAATAGCAAGTCCCTATAATCCTGATTCACCCCGTTATCTTCAACAAGATATTTCTTGGGAAGATATGCAAATTTTGTTATCGGAAATTGGGGTGTGA
- the cbiD gene encoding cobalt-precorrin-5B (C(1))-methyltransferase CbiD encodes MSRSGYTLPVFACAAAVAALHWLRYHQPLTVTSVDLITPAEIAEIPIEQVAGISENQALAMTRSDPGDNLDLTKNTPIWAMVAWYEGDGEAVIIQGGEGIGKQLNGEGKAAIYGYAQKLFQENLQRLLKPTEKIKVTIILPEGRSLAVRTSNSAFGVVEGLSLLGTTGISQPLSTPDQLTAFRADLAEKASQFPTLVFCIGENGLDLAQKLGINPAQMVKTANWLGPMLVAADVLGVKEILLFGYHGKLMKLAGGIFHTHHHLADGRREILTAHSAMLGLGSSDIQTIFQSPTAEAALKHLRILDSNSGSNWVNQVYSSIAESIDTRTQEYMNSHNEQGKTMIACGSVLFDRDRQILVKSKTGWILLEKLC; translated from the coding sequence ATGTCGCGTTCTGGATACACTTTGCCCGTTTTTGCTTGTGCTGCTGCTGTTGCGGCTTTGCATTGGTTACGCTATCATCAACCCCTGACTGTGACTTCTGTAGATTTGATTACACCTGCTGAAATTGCCGAAATACCCATTGAACAAGTCGCAGGAATATCAGAAAATCAGGCTTTGGCTATGACTCGCAGTGATCCAGGTGATAACCTAGATTTAACAAAGAATACACCGATTTGGGCGATGGTGGCATGGTATGAGGGAGATGGAGAAGCGGTAATTATTCAGGGTGGAGAGGGGATTGGGAAGCAACTCAATGGTGAGGGGAAAGCCGCAATTTATGGTTATGCCCAAAAGTTATTCCAGGAAAATTTACAGCGATTATTAAAACCGACGGAAAAAATCAAGGTAACAATTATTTTACCAGAAGGGCGATCGCTTGCAGTCCGTACTTCTAATTCCGCGTTTGGAGTAGTGGAAGGACTGTCTTTATTAGGAACAACAGGGATTTCTCAACCTTTAAGTACACCAGATCAATTAACAGCTTTTCGTGCTGATTTAGCCGAAAAAGCCAGTCAATTTCCCACTTTGGTCTTTTGTATTGGGGAAAATGGCCTAGATTTAGCTCAAAAACTCGGTATCAACCCCGCACAAATGGTAAAAACTGCGAATTGGTTGGGACCCATGTTAGTAGCGGCTGATGTTTTAGGTGTAAAAGAAATTTTATTATTTGGTTATCACGGTAAATTGATGAAACTAGCGGGGGGAATCTTTCACACTCATCATCATTTAGCTGATGGTCGCCGGGAAATTTTAACTGCCCATTCTGCTATGCTAGGATTGGGGTCTTCCGATATTCAAACCATTTTTCAGAGTCCTACAGCAGAAGCAGCATTAAAGCATCTGAGAATTCTCGATAGTAATAGTGGTAGTAATTGGGTAAATCAGGTTTATAGCTCCATTGCAGAAAGCATTGATACCCGTACTCAAGAATATATGAATAGCCATAATGAACAAGGTAAAACCATGATAGCTTGTGGTTCTGTACTTTTTGACCGCGATCGCCAAATTCTCGTAAAAAGTAAAACTGGTTGGATATTACTGGAAAAATTGTGCTAA
- a CDS encoding vWA domain-containing protein, with the protein MMSDRDYTLIIDKSGSMSTPDQAGGRTRWKIAEESTIALARKCEEFDPDGITVYVFSGRFKRYENVTAAKVAQIFQENDPSGTTNLGSVLQDALNNYFERKAAGTTKLNGETILVITDGEPDDRKAVFEIIIRATQQMEKDEELGISMIQVGSDPQATKFLKALDDQLQSVGAKFDICDTVTLDDLEDMSLADVLMNAITD; encoded by the coding sequence ATGATGAGCGATCGCGACTATACCTTAATTATTGACAAAAGCGGTAGTATGTCCACACCCGACCAAGCGGGTGGAAGAACTAGATGGAAGATAGCTGAAGAATCTACCATTGCTTTAGCCAGAAAGTGTGAAGAATTTGATCCTGATGGCATTACAGTTTACGTTTTTTCCGGCAGATTTAAACGTTATGAAAATGTTACTGCTGCTAAAGTAGCCCAGATATTTCAGGAGAATGATCCATCAGGTACGACTAACTTAGGAAGTGTACTCCAAGATGCCCTGAATAACTACTTTGAGCGCAAAGCCGCCGGTACTACCAAACTCAATGGAGAAACGATTTTAGTCATTACTGACGGTGAACCAGATGATCGCAAAGCCGTATTTGAAATTATCATTCGTGCTACCCAACAAATGGAAAAAGATGAAGAATTAGGAATTTCCATGATTCAAGTCGGTTCAGATCCTCAAGCCACCAAATTTCTTAAAGCCTTAGATGATCAATTACAAAGTGTTGGTGCTAAATTCGATATTTGTGATACCGTAACTTTAGATGATTTAGAAGACATGAGTTTGGCTGATGTTTTAATGAATGCCATCACTGATTAA
- a CDS encoding biotin--[acetyl-CoA-carboxylase] ligase has translation MEFNRQLLVDSLKAEYKHQDLPFSLHIFNTLSSTNQTLWQLINQGEKPGCVVIATQQTAGRGQWGRQWQSSTGGLYLSMALTPNMEATSSYQLTLASAWGITAQLRKCGIPVGIKWPNDLVLDGRKLGGILTETKVNQGHITQAVIGVGINWANQVPETGINLQLWQNSQNYQMIHHLEMLTSQVLLGIKSGIECLQVEGINILLSRYLDLLTNMGDQVYVNNLLGTVVGVTPQGNLRLKMTTYDPKAAVTPEIFCQPGTISLGYRQASV, from the coding sequence GTGGAATTTAATCGGCAACTTTTGGTAGATAGCTTAAAAGCAGAATATAAGCATCAAGATTTACCATTTTCTCTACATATTTTTAACACTTTATCTTCCACAAATCAAACCCTGTGGCAACTAATCAACCAAGGAGAAAAACCAGGTTGTGTAGTTATTGCCACCCAGCAAACCGCCGGCAGGGGGCAATGGGGTCGTCAATGGCAGTCTTCTACTGGTGGTCTATATCTTTCAATGGCATTAACACCCAACATGGAAGCTACCAGCAGTTATCAACTCACCTTGGCCAGCGCGTGGGGAATTACAGCGCAATTACGAAAATGTGGTATACCCGTCGGCATAAAATGGCCAAATGATTTAGTATTAGATGGTCGCAAATTAGGAGGCATTTTAACCGAAACCAAAGTCAATCAAGGACATATCACTCAAGCTGTGATTGGTGTTGGCATTAATTGGGCAAATCAAGTTCCAGAAACGGGAATTAATCTGCAATTATGGCAAAATTCCCAAAATTATCAGATGATTCATCACCTGGAAATGCTTACCTCACAAGTCTTACTAGGAATTAAGTCCGGTATCGAGTGTCTACAGGTAGAAGGAATAAACATCCTCTTATCTCGCTATCTTGATCTACTCACAAATATGGGTGATCAGGTTTATGTCAATAATCTTTTAGGTACAGTAGTTGGAGTAACTCCACAGGGTAATCTCCGGTTAAAAATGACAACTTATGATCCAAAAGCAGCCGTAACACCAGAAATTTTTTGCCAACCAGGTACAATCAGTTTGGGTTATCGTCAAGCTTCAGTTTAA
- the pgeF gene encoding peptidoglycan editing factor PgeF, with translation MHTWHWHNWEGLPYLTCNLLEPWSHGFFTQRFWPRLPHELTQALQPEALAYRLKQVHGNTVLTPQEVDDHVNASDDDLALADGLISQQPLQAVWVASADCTPVLIGDVKTGQVAALHAGWRGTAAKIVPEAITRMQSHGSNLADLRVAMGPAIAGEVYQVSVEVAAEIGSTILPHYEPEKIVAALHNLPNSPLIKDPEPGKVCLDVRRVNALQLEQLGISLQQIAIAPYCTFQTPEHFFSYRREREKKVQWSGIVSTGK, from the coding sequence ATGCACACTTGGCATTGGCACAATTGGGAAGGTCTACCTTACCTGACTTGTAATCTTCTAGAACCCTGGTCTCATGGTTTCTTTACCCAACGGTTTTGGCCTCGTTTACCTCATGAACTAACTCAGGCACTACAACCAGAGGCTTTAGCTTATCGTTTAAAACAGGTGCATGGCAATACTGTTTTAACTCCCCAGGAAGTTGATGATCATGTCAATGCCAGTGATGATGATTTGGCGTTGGCAGATGGTTTAATTAGTCAGCAACCGTTACAAGCTGTCTGGGTGGCTTCTGCTGATTGTACACCTGTTTTGATTGGAGATGTGAAAACTGGACAGGTGGCGGCTTTACACGCTGGTTGGCGGGGAACAGCGGCGAAAATTGTTCCTGAAGCTATTACCAGAATGCAATCCCACGGTAGCAATTTAGCGGATTTGCGCGTAGCTATGGGTCCGGCTATTGCTGGGGAAGTTTACCAAGTTTCTGTGGAAGTAGCTGCGGAAATTGGCAGTACCATTCTACCACATTATGAACCAGAAAAAATAGTTGCTGCTTTACATAATTTACCGAATTCACCTTTAATCAAAGATCCAGAACCGGGAAAGGTCTGTTTAGATGTGCGGCGGGTGAATGCTTTGCAATTGGAACAATTAGGAATTAGTTTACAACAAATTGCGATCGCTCCCTATTGTACTTTCCAAACTCCAGAACATTTCTTTTCTTATCGTCGAGAACGGGAGAAAAAGGTGCAATGGTCAGGAATTGTGAGTACAGGTAAATAA